The following proteins are encoded in a genomic region of Glycine soja cultivar W05 chromosome 17, ASM419377v2, whole genome shotgun sequence:
- the LOC114391531 gene encoding LOB domain-containing protein 24-like produces MSTCGACKYQRRRCYSDICMFAPYFPAENIQRFACVHHVFGGGNVGSMLNITKPKLRGWVVKTLAYQAEARVRDPVHGCVGLIRELEENHRKVKEDLAKAQMELARYMGPEFVRKLSPNYGGESSLKGKFVAHLQPTTMELDFAPSIAIDVDDLDKWDPFPPWETSFQNVGPSSSHAHGEGGNRKGKGVAP; encoded by the coding sequence ATGTCAACATGCGGCGCATGCAAGTACCAACGGCGAAGGTGCTATTCGGATATTTGCATGTTCGCACCATACTTTCCAGCGGAGAACATCCAGCGGTTCGCGTGCGTGCACCATGTGTTTGGCGGTGGCAACGTAGGAAGCATGCTCAACATCACAAAGCCAAAGTTGCGGGGGTGGGTGGTGAAGACGTTGGCATACCAGGCAGAGGCACGTGTGAGGGACCCTGTGCATGGGTGCGTGGGCCTCATACGGGAGTTGGAAGAGAATCATCGCAAGGTGAAAGAGGACCTTGCCAAGGCCCAAATGGAGCTGGCCCGATACATGGGCCCGGAGTTTGTGAGAAAGCTGAGTCCCAATTATGGTGGTGAGTCTTCTTTGAAGGGTAAGTTTGTGGCACATTTGCAGCCGACAACAATGGAGCTTGACTTTGCTCCCTCTATTGCCAttgatgttgatgatcttgATAAGTGGGACCCTTTTCCACCATGGGAAACTAGTTTTCAGAATGTTGGTCCTTCTTCTTCACATGCACATGGTGAAGGTGGGAATAGGAAGGGTAAGGGTGTTGCTCCTTAA